In the genome of Manis javanica isolate MJ-LG chromosome 17, MJ_LKY, whole genome shotgun sequence, one region contains:
- the GABARAPL2 gene encoding gamma-aminobutyric acid receptor-associated protein-like 2: MKWMFKEDHSLEHRCVESAKIRAKYPDRVPVIVEKVSGSQIVDIDKRKYLVPSDITVAQFMWIIRKRIQLPSEKAIFLFVDKTVPQSSLTMGQLYEKEKDEDGFLYVAYSGENTFGF; the protein is encoded by the exons ATGAAGTGGATGTTCAAGGAGGACCACTCGCTGG AACACAGATGCGTGGAATCGGCGAAGATCCGAGCGAAATATCCCGATCGGGTTCCG GTGATTGTGGAAAAAGTTTCAGGCTCTCAGATTGTAGACATTGACAAACGGAAGTATCTGGTTCCATCTGACATTACTGTGGCTCAGTTCATGTGGATCATCAGGAAAAGGATCCAGCTTCCTTCTGAAAAGGCAATTTTCCTGTTTGTGGATAAGACAGTCCCACAGTCCAG cCTAACTATGGGACAGCTTTAcgaaaaggaaaaagatgaagatGGATTCTTGTATGTGGCCTACAGTGGAGAGAACACTTTTGGCTTCTGA